A genome region from Candidatus Ancaeobacter aquaticus includes the following:
- a CDS encoding desulfoferrodoxin: MTALLQVYKCEACGNIVEVIHAGDGELVCCGKPMVELSEKSQEAGNEKHVPIVEKTDKGIKVKVGSVPHPMEENHYIEWIEVIAEGAVYRKILAPGDAPEAEFEICAQNITAREHCTVHGLWKS, encoded by the coding sequence ATGACAGCATTATTACAGGTATACAAATGTGAAGCATGCGGAAATATAGTTGAAGTAATTCATGCGGGTGACGGTGAGCTCGTATGTTGCGGTAAGCCAATGGTGGAATTAAGTGAAAAATCACAGGAGGCGGGGAACGAAAAACATGTTCCCATCGTCGAAAAGACAGATAAGGGGATAAAAGTGAAGGTTGGTTCAGTTCCTCATCCTATGGAAGAAAACCATTATATTGAATGGATTGAGGTTATTGCTGAGGGTGCAGTATATAGAAAGATATTAGCTCCGGGAGATGCGCCTGAGGCAGAGTTTGAAATATGCGCCCAGAATATAACGGCGCGTGAACATTGCACAGTTCATGGACTGTGGAAATCATAG
- a CDS encoding ABC-F family ATP-binding cassette domain-containing protein, with amino-acid sequence MISIQNISKTYSSRTLLKDVTFSVHDNERVGIVGRNGHGKTTLFRILAGQETHDTGTISIPKDYSIGYLSQHIEFTKDTVLEEGCQGLPQENTDDTWKVEKILLGLGFTESDFTSSPDSFSDGYKMRLNLAKVLVSEPRLLLLDEPTNYLDIVSIRWLERFLNGWPHEIMIISHDRSFMDRVVTHIVGIHRAEAKKVAGRTQDYYSHIAQHEEMQEKKRLNDERNRKHMMEFVDKFRAKARQAGMAQSRLKRVEKMHDSGKLKHIETLSFSFNEAPFHAKCLMEMKSAAFSYDNKKPYLINNISFSVQKNDRICVVGKNGKGKTTFLRLCAEKLGLCEGEIRNHPAVEKGFFEQDTISDLVNERTVEEEITASHPTRIKKEVMQICGAMMFSGKDAQKKVSMLSGGERSRVVLGKLLVKPSNLLLLDEPTHHLDIPSIDALITAINKFSSAAIIVSHDEYFLRTVATKLIVFKSGNLFFFPGTYDEFVGQIGWDEEGSTEKGMLKNTSTKTENPHERKKSKQKRAAFVQERSQTLRPLVVKIEELEKKISLLEHQLFQEHEDIIIASKNGDSQRIADLSISIHTDGQARDILYKELDMVNGRYEKLEKRYED; translated from the coding sequence ATGATTTCTATCCAGAATATCTCTAAAACGTATAGCAGTCGAACACTATTAAAAGATGTTACCTTTTCTGTTCATGACAATGAACGCGTAGGGATTGTCGGTAGAAATGGACATGGGAAGACAACGCTTTTTCGCATACTTGCCGGTCAGGAAACCCACGATACCGGCACTATTAGCATTCCTAAAGATTATTCTATTGGGTACCTATCCCAACATATCGAGTTTACGAAAGATACTGTTCTTGAAGAAGGCTGTCAGGGACTTCCTCAGGAAAACACTGACGATACTTGGAAAGTGGAAAAAATACTTTTAGGGCTTGGCTTTACCGAAAGTGATTTTACCTCTTCTCCTGATTCGTTTTCTGATGGGTATAAGATGAGGCTTAATCTTGCTAAAGTTCTTGTATCAGAACCCCGTTTGCTTCTATTAGATGAACCGACCAATTATCTCGATATTGTTTCTATCAGGTGGCTTGAACGATTTTTAAATGGTTGGCCGCATGAAATAATGATCATTAGCCATGACAGGAGTTTTATGGATCGGGTGGTGACACATATTGTTGGCATACATCGTGCCGAGGCTAAAAAGGTAGCGGGGCGTACTCAGGACTATTATAGCCACATTGCCCAGCATGAAGAAATGCAGGAGAAAAAGAGGCTCAATGATGAGAGAAACCGTAAACATATGATGGAATTCGTTGATAAGTTTCGGGCAAAAGCTCGTCAGGCTGGCATGGCGCAATCACGATTAAAGCGTGTTGAAAAAATGCATGATTCAGGAAAGCTTAAACATATAGAGACATTGTCGTTTTCATTTAACGAAGCGCCATTTCATGCAAAATGCCTTATGGAAATGAAGTCGGCAGCATTTTCGTATGACAACAAGAAACCATATCTTATAAACAATATTAGTTTTTCAGTGCAGAAAAATGACAGGATATGTGTTGTCGGTAAAAATGGCAAAGGTAAAACAACTTTTTTGAGATTATGCGCGGAAAAACTTGGTCTTTGTGAAGGTGAGATAAGAAATCATCCGGCTGTTGAAAAAGGATTTTTTGAACAGGATACAATATCTGATCTTGTGAACGAGCGAACAGTAGAAGAAGAGATAACAGCGTCTCATCCTACGAGAATTAAAAAAGAAGTTATGCAGATATGCGGGGCAATGATGTTTTCCGGTAAAGATGCACAGAAGAAAGTCAGTATGTTGTCAGGAGGGGAAAGGAGCCGTGTTGTTCTTGGAAAACTTTTAGTTAAACCTTCTAATCTTCTTTTGCTTGATGAACCAACCCATCACCTTGATATCCCTTCGATTGATGCACTCATCACGGCAATCAATAAATTTAGTTCAGCGGCAATTATTGTTTCTCACGACGAGTATTTTTTACGCACCGTTGCGACAAAACTCATTGTGTTTAAGAGTGGGAATCTCTTTTTCTTTCCCGGTACCTATGACGAGTTTGTCGGTCAAATCGGATGGGATGAGGAAGGTTCTACCGAAAAGGGAATGTTAAAGAATACGAGCACTAAAACGGAAAATCCGCATGAGAGAAAAAAGAGCAAGCAAAAACGTGCCGCTTTTGTGCAGGAACGTTCTCAGACTCTCAGGCCTTTAGTTGTTAAGATAGAAGAATTAGAAAAAAAGATTTCTTTGCTTGAACACCAATTGTTCCAGGAGCATGAAGACATTATCATTGCCTCTAAAAACGGTGATAGTCAACGTATAGCTGATTTGTCAATATCAATTCATACTGATGGACAAGCCAGAGACATTTTATATAAAGAGCTTGATATGGTAAACGGGCGCTATGAAAAGCTTGAAAAGCGCTATGAAGATTAA
- a CDS encoding radical SAM protein: protein MCYAIPGKVKELCGKMAIVDYFGEERKAHNEFDDLKIGDYIYAQGGYVIKKLARQDAEEILAVWKETFFELQEVDVRLSRIDLEKSGIDKKRSQILDRAAEGLPPKKEDLLYVLASESSSENELFFKTANFLRQKYLKNSCCVHGILEISNYCSCHCTYCGISLENKSLKRYKMTPDEIVDAAYNAIENYGFKALVLQSGEDAGYTIDELAYVIRTIKEKAPALIFISFGEVGIDGLQKLFNAGARGLLMRFETSNPDLYTKIHPGKSLDTRIEHIKRAYEMGYLIITGGLVGLPGQTIEDIVEDIYFTKELHAEMYSYGPFIPHPDTSLKDEKPIEEETMLKVLAAARLVDPEEAKILVTTAFETLSVEARKKGLLSGANSVMLNVTPISLRKQYDIYPNRAYRGEEIQKQIDETIGLLGSLGRAPTDLSVTEK, encoded by the coding sequence ATGTGCTACGCAATACCTGGAAAAGTTAAAGAACTGTGCGGCAAGATGGCCATTGTTGATTATTTTGGCGAAGAACGTAAAGCTCATAACGAATTTGACGATTTGAAGATAGGTGATTATATCTATGCTCAAGGTGGGTATGTTATAAAAAAACTTGCCCGGCAGGATGCTGAAGAGATTCTCGCGGTATGGAAAGAGACTTTCTTTGAGCTTCAGGAAGTTGATGTTCGCTTATCAAGAATAGATTTGGAAAAATCAGGGATTGATAAGAAAAGAAGCCAGATACTTGATAGAGCTGCAGAAGGGTTGCCGCCAAAGAAAGAAGATCTTTTATATGTACTCGCCTCTGAATCTTCGTCAGAGAATGAATTGTTTTTCAAAACAGCGAATTTTTTGAGACAGAAATACTTAAAGAATTCATGTTGTGTGCATGGCATCCTTGAGATATCTAATTATTGTTCGTGCCATTGTACCTATTGCGGTATTTCCTTAGAGAATAAGTCTCTTAAGCGTTACAAGATGACACCGGATGAAATAGTTGACGCGGCATATAACGCAATTGAAAATTATGGGTTTAAGGCATTAGTTCTCCAAAGCGGTGAAGATGCGGGTTATACTATTGATGAGCTTGCATATGTCATAAGAACAATCAAAGAAAAAGCTCCGGCACTTATTTTTATCAGTTTTGGAGAAGTAGGAATTGACGGATTGCAAAAACTCTTTAATGCAGGTGCCCGTGGACTTCTTATGCGTTTTGAAACGTCAAATCCTGATCTTTATACAAAAATACATCCGGGCAAAAGTTTGGATACGCGTATAGAGCATATCAAACGGGCATATGAAATGGGATATTTGATCATAACAGGAGGGCTTGTTGGTCTTCCCGGGCAGACCATAGAAGATATTGTGGAAGATATTTATTTCACGAAAGAACTTCATGCCGAGATGTATAGTTATGGCCCATTCATTCCACATCCTGACACATCGCTTAAAGATGAGAAGCCTATAGAAGAAGAAACCATGCTCAAAGTACTTGCGGCTGCACGTCTTGTTGACCCTGAAGAAGCAAAGATTCTTGTAACAACAGCGTTTGAGACATTAAGCGTTGAGGCAAGGAAAAAAGGGTTACTTTCCGGTGCAAATTCGGTCATGCTTAATGTAACACCAATATCACTCAGAAAACAATATGATATCTATCCGAATCGTGCATATAGGGGCGAAGAGATACAGAAGCAGATCGATGAAACAATAGGCTTGCTTGGCTCATTAGGCAGAGCGCCAACTGATTTGAGTGTAACCGAGAAGTAA
- a CDS encoding hydrogenase/urease maturation nickel metallochaperone HypA, protein MHEMHLVKDLFADVVKLASQNDAKKVTKIYVRMGEFTEINEDILRFFFYEHSKGTIILGAELIIEKSPTRELRLVSFDCE, encoded by the coding sequence ATGCATGAGATGCATCTGGTAAAAGATTTGTTTGCTGACGTGGTAAAACTTGCTTCACAAAATGATGCTAAAAAAGTGACAAAGATATATGTGAGGATGGGTGAGTTTACCGAAATAAATGAGGATATATTACGTTTTTTCTTTTATGAGCATAGTAAAGGGACAATTATTCTTGGTGCTGAACTCATTATAGAGAAAAGTCCAACACGTGAACTGCGTCTCGTATCATTCGACTGCGAATGA
- a CDS encoding hydrogenase 3 maturation endopeptidase HyCI, with protein sequence MSSLLTDKVIEGLIPQTANAVYITAGNTFRSDDGVGPYIASFLSNNERIRVIDAGHTPENIIDEAVSLRPDSLIFIDAANFGGEPGEVRVIPEEAIPNVTMSTHSIPLNVIAKLIESETKAKTTFIGVQIQNIALGETITDPVKRAGDEIVRVIMDRQKE encoded by the coding sequence ATGTCAAGTTTGTTAACCGATAAGGTCATTGAGGGTTTAATTCCCCAGACAGCTAACGCTGTATATATTACCGCAGGTAATACTTTTAGAAGCGATGATGGGGTCGGCCCATACATCGCTTCTTTTTTATCTAATAATGAACGTATTCGTGTTATTGATGCGGGGCATACTCCCGAAAATATTATTGATGAGGCTGTATCTCTAAGACCGGATTCACTTATATTTATTGATGCGGCAAATTTCGGCGGAGAGCCAGGTGAAGTAAGAGTTATCCCTGAAGAGGCAATTCCTAATGTGACTATGAGCACGCATTCAATACCGCTGAACGTTATTGCAAAGCTTATTGAAAGTGAAACAAAAGCGAAAACAACGTTTATTGGGGTGCAGATTCAGAATATTGCACTTGGTGAAACAATAACTGATCCTGTGAAACGTGCAGGAGATGAAATAGTACGAGTAATAATGGACAGACAGAAGGAGTAA
- a CDS encoding Ni/Fe hydrogenase subunit alpha → MGKNVKVNVEYLTRVEGHGNIVVNVNDGKLEECRLDIVESPRFFEGMLRGRSIFEAQHITSRICGICACGHTLASIQAAEDAIGFTPSAQTQRLREFLLHMENLDSHILHIYLLVAPDLLGVKSFVPLIDTHNDVVRRALRMKKVCNNVCDVLVGRHVHPISAIVGGFTKLPKEKDLDTMLDMLKQLQADMVPTIELAQTLQFPQFERDTEYVALVNDTDGYPMLEGDIGSTDGLRLNKKDYKKVTNEFIVPHSSAKHAKASRDSYMVGALARVNMNYNKLHPKAKAIADALGMNKKVTNPFLNTAAQLIECVHSLEDSIVILEEFKAKGVNQDEVVIVGLNEKGTIPVKAGNGVGAVEVPRGILFHEYEVDDKGKIINANCIIPTGQNCNNIEHDMKKLVPEILDKSDEEITLHMEMLVRAYDPCISCSAHFLDVKFVNR, encoded by the coding sequence ATGGGTAAAAATGTTAAAGTAAATGTTGAATACCTTACTCGTGTTGAAGGACATGGGAATATAGTGGTAAATGTAAATGACGGTAAACTTGAAGAATGCCGACTTGATATTGTTGAATCACCGCGTTTCTTTGAGGGTATGTTAAGAGGAAGATCGATTTTTGAAGCGCAGCATATCACGAGCCGTATATGCGGTATTTGCGCATGCGGACATACGCTTGCTTCTATTCAAGCGGCTGAAGATGCGATAGGTTTTACACCGTCTGCACAAACACAGAGATTACGTGAATTTTTGCTGCACATGGAAAATCTTGATAGCCACATCTTGCATATCTATCTCTTGGTTGCACCCGATTTGTTAGGAGTAAAGAGTTTTGTGCCGCTTATTGATACTCATAATGATGTTGTAAGGCGCGCACTGAGAATGAAAAAAGTATGTAACAATGTATGTGACGTTCTTGTTGGCCGTCACGTTCATCCGATATCAGCTATTGTCGGTGGTTTCACTAAGCTTCCGAAAGAAAAAGATCTTGATACAATGCTTGATATGTTAAAACAGCTTCAGGCGGACATGGTTCCAACCATAGAGCTTGCACAAACGTTACAGTTTCCGCAGTTTGAAAGAGATACCGAATATGTCGCATTGGTGAACGATACAGACGGATATCCGATGCTAGAAGGTGATATCGGTTCTACTGACGGGCTCAGATTAAACAAAAAGGATTATAAAAAAGTAACAAACGAATTCATCGTGCCGCATTCATCGGCAAAGCATGCAAAGGCAAGCCGTGATTCATATATGGTCGGAGCGCTTGCTCGCGTAAATATGAACTATAATAAATTACATCCAAAGGCAAAGGCGATTGCAGACGCGCTTGGTATGAACAAAAAAGTGACCAACCCTTTCTTGAATACAGCCGCGCAGCTCATTGAGTGTGTGCACTCTCTTGAAGACAGTATTGTCATACTTGAAGAGTTCAAGGCAAAAGGAGTAAATCAGGATGAAGTGGTGATTGTCGGCCTTAATGAAAAAGGAACAATTCCGGTAAAAGCGGGTAATGGAGTTGGGGCGGTAGAAGTTCCACGCGGTATTCTTTTCCATGAGTATGAGGTTGATGATAAAGGTAAAATAATAAATGCAAACTGCATTATTCCGACAGGCCAGAACTGTAATAATATAGAGCATGACATGAAAAAGCTGGTACCGGAAATCCTTGATAAGAGTGATGAAGAGATAACATTACACATGGAAATGTTGGTGCGGGCATATGATCCGTGTATTTCATGTTCAGCGCATTTTCTCGATGTCAAGTTTGTTAACCGATAA
- a CDS encoding FAD/NAD(P)-binding protein: MKQQTLVDSPYNVMTGKILNAKQMTKLEKYFEIILPNGKDLSHEPGQFVMVSIPGIGEAPISISSSPTKKGSFELVVREAGTLTASLHKLNAGDVVGIRGPFGTGFPVQILEGNDLLFVAGGLGIVPLRSLINYVIFNRRDFGKINILLGCKTPEDMLFGDEVAEWEKRLDVNFNCTVDRSDPDWKGNVGLITNLIPGVTLDSDRTFGVVCGPPIMYKFVIAELLKKNIPERQIIVSLERHMKCGVGKCGHCQIDNLYCCQDGPVFTYEDVKGKHEAL, encoded by the coding sequence ATGAAACAGCAAACACTTGTTGATTCCCCGTATAATGTAATGACGGGAAAGATTTTAAACGCGAAACAGATGACAAAGCTCGAGAAGTATTTTGAGATTATACTACCTAACGGTAAAGACCTCAGTCATGAACCCGGGCAGTTTGTCATGGTATCGATTCCGGGAATTGGCGAAGCGCCAATTTCTATTTCATCATCTCCGACAAAAAAAGGTTCATTTGAGCTTGTTGTACGTGAAGCAGGAACACTGACCGCGTCGCTTCATAAGCTGAATGCCGGTGATGTTGTCGGTATCAGAGGACCTTTCGGCACAGGTTTTCCTGTGCAGATACTTGAGGGAAATGATCTTCTTTTTGTTGCTGGTGGGTTGGGTATCGTTCCCCTAAGGTCACTTATTAATTATGTGATATTTAATAGAAGAGATTTCGGTAAGATCAATATTCTACTTGGCTGTAAGACTCCGGAAGATATGCTCTTTGGCGATGAAGTAGCCGAGTGGGAAAAGAGGCTTGACGTTAACTTTAACTGTACCGTAGATAGAAGTGATCCTGATTGGAAGGGAAATGTCGGCCTTATTACAAATCTTATTCCGGGGGTTACCCTTGATTCTGATCGTACATTTGGTGTTGTATGCGGTCCTCCGATTATGTATAAATTTGTTATCGCAGAACTATTGAAAAAGAATATACCGGAAAGGCAGATAATCGTATCGCTTGAACGGCACATGAAGTGTGGTGTAGGCAAATGCGGTCATTGTCAGATCGATAATTTGTATTGTTGTCAGGATGGACCGGTATTTACCTATGAAGATGTAAAAGGAAAACACGAGGCATTATAA
- a CDS encoding 4Fe-4S dicluster domain-containing protein: MEKYVILKKAHFDDFIAKLAKDQKVVAPVAKGYDNFAFEDVQTGKEVSIDYIPTILPPKKYFMPQTEKLLEYNKREQSFNPVVEYEKITIFGVHTCDLAGIQCLNMVFTAKPVDANYVARKDKIAIIGLECNKYCDEHATCGVMDNHLPNGGYDLFFTEFSDRFLVHVNTMLGEKMVEDTAVFTDADASDMKELEELRSKKRSIFKNEVTTSHKGLFPLFEKAYDSKVWEELGKKCVSCGNCTNVCPTCYCFDVRFETNLDLNTGVQTRNWDSCQNEDFAKIAGGESFREPRGARQRHRYMRKFNYPVKRYSRYFCTGCGRCTRACMAQINLKDTINALAEENK, from the coding sequence ATGGAAAAATATGTAATTCTTAAGAAGGCTCATTTTGATGATTTTATCGCAAAGCTTGCGAAAGATCAGAAGGTAGTAGCTCCAGTAGCAAAAGGGTATGATAATTTTGCGTTTGAAGATGTTCAGACCGGTAAAGAGGTTTCAATAGACTATATACCGACAATTTTACCGCCAAAGAAATATTTCATGCCGCAGACAGAAAAGTTGCTTGAGTACAATAAGAGAGAGCAAAGCTTCAACCCTGTCGTAGAATACGAAAAAATTACAATATTTGGTGTTCATACATGCGATTTGGCAGGCATACAGTGTCTCAACATGGTTTTCACCGCAAAACCGGTTGATGCGAACTATGTTGCACGTAAAGATAAGATCGCGATTATCGGTTTAGAATGTAATAAGTATTGTGATGAGCACGCAACATGCGGCGTTATGGACAATCATCTACCAAATGGCGGATATGATCTCTTTTTTACTGAATTTTCAGACAGGTTTCTTGTTCATGTCAATACGATGCTTGGTGAAAAGATGGTTGAAGATACCGCGGTTTTTACTGATGCGGACGCATCTGATATGAAAGAGCTTGAAGAATTGCGCAGCAAGAAACGAAGCATATTCAAAAATGAAGTAACGACAAGCCATAAGGGTCTGTTTCCGCTTTTTGAGAAGGCATACGATAGCAAGGTATGGGAAGAGCTGGGAAAAAAATGTGTTTCATGCGGTAACTGTACAAACGTGTGTCCTACCTGTTACTGTTTTGATGTACGGTTTGAGACGAATCTTGATCTGAATACCGGTGTGCAGACCAGAAATTGGGATTCATGCCAGAATGAAGATTTTGCAAAGATTGCTGGTGGCGAGAGTTTTCGTGAACCACGTGGAGCGCGGCAGCGGCACCGGTATATGAGAAAGTTCAATTATCCGGTAAAACGCTACAGTCGTTATTTTTGTACCGGATGTGGTAGATGTACAAGGGCCTGTATGGCGCAGATAAACTTAAAAGATACTATTAATGCATTGGCAGAGGAAAACAAATGA